One genomic region from Nostoc sphaeroides encodes:
- a CDS encoding helix-turn-helix domain-containing protein — translation MENPGLCLTPFQRRYLLKSLETDLRAEYRRRIEIMLLFDAGESQAQICEALGCSQETARYWITIAQTGQAQKWSDRLMGRPKTVNEQYLARLKELVSHSPRLAGYSFERWTAEWLSKHLTKELGIKVSSCHINRLLKEMGLSTRPKGNTTKQETLHQKDLGVALIKRQYSLRG, via the coding sequence ATGGAAAATCCAGGTCTTTGCTTAACACCCTTTCAGCGCAGATACCTACTGAAAAGCTTAGAAACCGACTTACGTGCAGAATACCGCCGTCGCATTGAAATTATGCTACTTTTCGATGCAGGTGAATCTCAGGCTCAAATTTGTGAAGCTTTGGGATGTTCTCAAGAGACTGCACGCTACTGGATTACGATCGCACAAACAGGACAAGCTCAAAAATGGAGCGATCGCTTGATGGGACGCCCTAAAACTGTGAATGAGCAATACCTCGCTCGCTTGAAAGAATTGGTAAGCCATAGTCCGCGCCTTGCTGGCTATTCATTTGAACGCTGGACAGCAGAATGGTTAAGTAAGCATTTGACAAAAGAATTGGGAATTAAGGTTAGCAGTTGTCACATTAACCGTTTGCTAAAGGAGATGGGGCTTTCCACCCGACCAAAAGGCAACACAACTAAGCAAGAAACCTTACACCAAAAAGATTTGGGTGTGGCTCTTATAAAAAGACAGTACTCTTTGAGAGGGTAA
- a CDS encoding DUF6875 domain-containing protein, with protein sequence MELYTTLEIEQLQQNEDLPYLIEIMEWVKNFLGRLHPNLGRPGAVCPFVPHSLKSNSIRLAVIHTKDLYPEQLEEIVRRYRDIFLEMEVKEQELAINRAFLLIFPDIHIEDAPKVVDGVQQKLKPLFVESGLMIGEFHKRNESPGLHNPNFRPLRSPIPLLAIRFMVEADLPFLESPADPYLRIRYLEAYLKCFGHKFTDETKFRNAQQALALAKEQTAIFK encoded by the coding sequence ATGGAACTTTATACAACTCTTGAAATAGAACAACTCCAGCAAAATGAAGACCTTCCTTACTTGATTGAAATTATGGAGTGGGTGAAAAATTTTTTAGGAAGACTTCATCCTAACTTAGGAAGACCTGGCGCAGTTTGCCCTTTTGTACCTCACTCTCTCAAGTCCAACAGTATTCGTCTGGCAGTTATTCATACAAAAGATTTGTATCCAGAACAATTAGAAGAAATTGTTAGACGCTACCGAGATATCTTTCTTGAGATGGAAGTTAAAGAGCAGGAATTAGCAATAAATAGAGCTTTTTTACTTATCTTTCCTGACATCCATATAGAAGATGCTCCTAAAGTAGTAGATGGTGTCCAACAAAAACTTAAACCTTTGTTTGTTGAGTCAGGACTGATGATAGGAGAATTTCATAAACGTAATGAAAGCCCTGGTCTGCACAACCCAAACTTTCGTCCACTTCGTAGCCCTATCCCCTTATTGGCTATCCGGTTTATGGTTGAAGCTGACCTCCCCTTTCTTGAGAGTCCGGCTGATCCATACTTACGTATTCGATATCTGGAAGCTTATTTAAAGTGTTTTGGTCATAAATTTACAGATGAAACAAAGTTTAGAAATGCTCAACAAGCATTAGCTTTAGCGAAAGAACAAACAGCTATTTTTAAGTAA
- a CDS encoding alpha/beta hydrolase, with protein MRKSWGSLKIIAGFFGALAMPAVGIALTQFGANTPAIAADTVVVRLGLFTETISLAELQKAAKTGELPGSLQPYAKRLSKQQRRFFLEALGMNIPMNVVTVNKLVNTQIGTTILNDFATALARKDKAGVQALRAGLVLGSTAPQGLSILSFIAAYPSQRLEIDLPQAFVVAGNLNTAFWRTQQFMLAIAPQLDPITPQPRTPQIAFPFDPSKRGIAQVKILNLSLNDQKRDRKIPVDVYWSTAATLDKPVIVLSHGFMSVRTDLHYLAEHLASYGYVVAALEHPGSNETNTNLAFQGKTRVMKPQEFLNRPQDISFVLDELEKLNQTANHPLQGKLATNKAMVIGYSFGGGTALALAGAELQLEGLKQRCKKNLTILSLGETMQCIAQELPENTYQLRDTRIKQAIALNPTTSLMFGETGLTKVQVPTLVLAGSADKTTPALTEQIVGFDKIPSPKWLVGIVGGTHLSVKDPSKTLDQIGQPNTPISGGEVVGEQAADVRKYVKAIALAFAFQMTPEAKNYAIFMTSDYAQFASTAAFPFRLMTQIPPDAIAVVKEFVEK; from the coding sequence ATGAGAAAAAGTTGGGGAAGTCTTAAGATAATTGCGGGTTTCTTTGGCGCGTTGGCAATGCCTGCCGTAGGCATCGCACTTACACAGTTCGGAGCAAATACTCCGGCCATTGCGGCTGATACAGTTGTTGTGCGTTTGGGTTTATTTACAGAAACCATCTCCCTTGCTGAGTTGCAAAAGGCTGCAAAAACTGGGGAATTGCCTGGGAGTTTGCAGCCTTACGCTAAAAGATTATCCAAACAACAACGCCGCTTCTTCTTGGAGGCGCTGGGCATGAATATACCGATGAATGTTGTCACCGTTAATAAGTTAGTTAATACCCAGATTGGTACAACTATTCTCAATGACTTTGCTACAGCCTTAGCCCGAAAGGATAAAGCTGGTGTGCAAGCACTCAGAGCAGGATTGGTATTAGGTTCTACTGCACCGCAAGGTCTTTCTATACTGAGTTTTATCGCGGCTTATCCCAGTCAACGCCTAGAAATTGATTTGCCACAGGCTTTTGTTGTTGCAGGGAATTTGAATACAGCTTTTTGGCGCACCCAGCAATTTATGCTAGCCATTGCTCCCCAACTAGACCCCATAACACCACAGCCGAGAACACCGCAGATTGCTTTCCCTTTTGATCCCAGCAAACGAGGAATAGCTCAAGTAAAAATACTCAACTTAAGCCTGAATGACCAAAAGCGCGACCGGAAAATTCCAGTTGATGTTTATTGGTCAACTGCTGCAACTCTTGACAAACCCGTAATTGTCCTTTCTCACGGCTTCATGTCAGTCCGCACGGACTTGCATTACTTAGCAGAACATTTAGCATCCTACGGTTATGTAGTAGCAGCTTTAGAACATCCCGGTAGTAATGAGACAAATACTAACTTAGCATTCCAAGGCAAAACCAGAGTTATGAAGCCTCAGGAGTTTTTAAATCGCCCTCAAGATATTAGTTTCGTTCTCGACGAATTAGAAAAGCTCAACCAAACGGCTAATCATCCCCTGCAAGGAAAACTTGCAACCAATAAAGCGATGGTTATTGGCTATTCTTTTGGTGGTGGTACAGCTTTAGCACTCGCTGGAGCCGAGTTACAACTCGAAGGTCTTAAACAACGCTGTAAAAAGAATTTGACTATCTTGAGTTTGGGAGAAACTATGCAGTGCATCGCTCAAGAACTGCCAGAAAATACCTATCAACTACGGGATACTAGAATCAAACAGGCGATCGCTCTCAATCCTACAACTTCTCTAATGTTTGGCGAAACTGGGTTAACTAAGGTGCAAGTTCCTACCCTAGTGTTAGCAGGTTCCGCAGATAAAACCACCCCAGCTTTAACTGAACAGATTGTGGGATTTGACAAAATTCCATCCCCAAAATGGCTAGTTGGTATAGTTGGCGGTACTCATCTGAGTGTAAAAGACCCCAGTAAGACTTTGGATCAGATAGGACAACCAAATACACCAATTAGTGGCGGTGAAGTTGTGGGTGAACAAGCAGCAGATGTTCGCAAGTACGTTAAAGCTATAGCTTTGGCGTTTGCTTTCCAAATGACTCCAGAAGCTAAAAACTACGCTATTTTTATGACATCAGATTATGCCCAATTTGCTTCGACTGCGGCATTTCCATTTCGCTTAATGACGCAGATTCCTCCTGATGCTATAGCAGTGGTGAAAGAATTTGTTGAGAAATAA
- a CDS encoding ATP-binding protein: MSEDLLNSFQEAYSNLELFPLMERNEMERFRVEYGDDLIADLNQLVEDSPNGDGKIVFTGHRGCGKSTLLAEFSRQIQDKYFVVLFSIADKIEMSAVNHINILFAIAVNLMTEAEARRVDIPQSTKEALYRWFATRTRTEESNLQAEASIGFDLLKLISSKLKADASVRDEIKQEFERKLSDLVARINEIAALIQAATKQNVLVIIDDLDKLDLGRVNEIYRDNIKALCQPNFQIIYTIPIAVLRETFISTIIATETNDQVVAMPVLKIFDKGKNRFPNAQPRPEATKILGEVLQKRISSDLITAETAEKIVIYSGGVLRELIRISKECCRICLRMIRRNPSAEVIIDDKILLQAINKIRNDFSIRLGKVDIDILQSVYEQFMPNDPKQAEFLDLLHGLYVLEYRTDETWYDVHPIIIESLKRKGAINVK, encoded by the coding sequence ATGTCTGAAGACTTATTAAACTCCTTTCAAGAAGCATACAGCAATCTCGAACTGTTTCCGTTGATGGAACGGAACGAAATGGAAAGATTTCGAGTCGAATATGGTGATGATTTGATTGCAGACCTAAACCAATTAGTCGAAGATAGTCCTAATGGAGATGGCAAAATTGTCTTTACAGGACATCGAGGATGTGGTAAGTCTACTTTGTTAGCTGAATTTAGCCGACAAATTCAAGATAAATATTTTGTAGTTCTGTTTTCTATTGCCGATAAAATTGAAATGTCGGCTGTTAATCATATTAATATACTGTTTGCGATCGCAGTTAATTTAATGACTGAGGCAGAAGCCCGCCGAGTTGATATTCCGCAATCTACTAAAGAAGCACTTTATAGGTGGTTTGCTACCCGCACTCGCACTGAAGAATCAAATTTGCAAGCAGAAGCTAGTATAGGTTTTGACCTCTTAAAGTTAATTAGTTCTAAATTAAAAGCTGATGCTAGCGTTCGGGACGAAATTAAGCAAGAGTTTGAACGCAAGTTATCAGATTTAGTTGCCAGAATTAACGAAATAGCTGCTTTAATTCAAGCTGCAACTAAACAAAACGTTTTAGTAATTATTGATGATTTAGATAAACTTGATTTAGGCAGAGTTAATGAAATTTACCGAGATAACATTAAAGCTCTTTGTCAACCTAACTTTCAAATTATTTACACTATCCCAATCGCAGTGCTTCGGGAAACATTTATCAGCACAATAATTGCCACTGAAACCAACGATCAAGTTGTGGCAATGCCTGTGTTAAAAATTTTTGATAAAGGTAAAAATCGCTTCCCCAATGCTCAACCCCGCCCGGAAGCAACAAAGATTCTCGGTGAAGTTTTACAAAAGCGGATTTCTAGTGATTTAATCACGGCAGAAACTGCTGAAAAAATCGTGATTTACAGTGGTGGCGTATTGCGAGAGTTAATTCGGATTTCTAAGGAATGTTGCCGCATTTGTTTGCGAATGATCCGGCGGAATCCTTCAGCCGAAGTTATCATTGATGATAAAATTCTCCTGCAAGCAATCAATAAAATCCGCAATGATTTTTCTATACGTTTAGGCAAGGTTGATATAGATATTTTACAGAGTGTTTATGAACAATTTATGCCCAATGACCCTAAACAAGCAGAGTTTTTGGATTTACTACATGGTCTGTATGTTCTAGAATATCGCACCGATGAAACTTGGTACGATGTTCATCCAATTATTATCGAAAGCTTGAAAAGAAAGGGAGCGATTAATGTTAAATGA
- a CDS encoding tetratricopeptide repeat protein translates to MLNEEFLDEEGENQDAYDDLIVSIEAQKRGLNLLIAVCDDANFRDEIIAQYEAELQPTLRAYRVTLARQEPSLKAALNQLLQQEEYLRQQNPAVITVTGAEQLYFLRLGNEQSEQEKFFGYLQWTREGLREFPFAIVLWVTNQILVNLIKKAPDFWSWRNGVFRFESKKTNTIPGKELEHIRFVFRDTELASTDTNENNPFFLPIQDLQKLIEKVEQERGTKDPTLATLYSSLGDIYRSRLDKGESQNYQEEQELAIKYWRQAIELQNESGSQIDLATSLDNLAGIYRATGNYSEAEPLYQQALELRRRLLGKNHPSFATSLNNLAGLYKSTGQYTKAEILYQEALELRKRLLGENHADVAASLNNLALLYDEEGRYEEAEPLYLQSLELEKRLVGENDLSLALILNNLALLYYHQGRYTEAEPLSLQAIELDKRFLGEENPDVATDLHNLGLIYRAQGRYDQAESLFLESLELKERLLQKTHPLLADTIYALGYMYREQGRYNEAEPLCIKALELDKHLLGENHPNVAESLNNLAEIYRETGRYAEAKPLYLQALDICERVWGVEHIRSVAVRENLEKLAVAMREN, encoded by the coding sequence ATGTTAAATGAAGAATTCTTAGATGAAGAAGGAGAAAATCAAGATGCCTATGATGATTTAATTGTTTCTATTGAAGCTCAAAAACGGGGATTAAATTTACTAATTGCGGTTTGCGATGATGCTAACTTTCGTGATGAGATTATTGCCCAGTATGAAGCCGAACTACAACCTACTTTACGCGCATATCGAGTGACTTTAGCACGTCAGGAACCGAGCCTAAAAGCTGCTCTTAACCAACTGTTACAACAAGAAGAATATCTTCGTCAGCAAAACCCGGCGGTGATTACTGTGACGGGTGCTGAACAACTTTATTTTCTCAGATTAGGAAATGAGCAATCGGAACAGGAGAAATTTTTTGGTTACTTACAATGGACAAGAGAAGGATTGCGCGAGTTTCCGTTTGCGATCGTGCTTTGGGTAACTAATCAAATATTAGTCAATCTGATTAAAAAAGCTCCAGATTTTTGGAGTTGGCGCAACGGTGTATTTCGGTTTGAATCCAAAAAAACGAATACTATCCCTGGCAAAGAACTAGAACATATCCGCTTTGTTTTTAGAGACACAGAATTAGCTAGCACAGATACTAATGAAAATAATCCCTTTTTCTTACCTATCCAAGATTTACAAAAGCTAATCGAGAAGGTAGAACAAGAAAGGGGAACTAAAGATCCTACCTTGGCTACCTTATATTCAAGCTTAGGTGATATTTACCGCAGCAGATTAGATAAGGGTGAATCTCAGAATTATCAAGAAGAACAAGAACTAGCAATAAAGTACTGGCGTCAGGCGATTGAGTTACAAAATGAATCAGGTTCGCAGATAGATTTAGCTACTAGCCTCGACAATTTAGCAGGAATTTATCGTGCAACAGGAAACTACAGCGAAGCCGAACCATTATATCAACAAGCTTTAGAATTGAGGAGACGCCTGCTAGGAAAGAATCATCCTTCTTTTGCTACTAGCCTGAATAATTTGGCAGGACTCTACAAATCTACTGGGCAATATACTAAAGCGGAAATTTTATATCAAGAAGCTTTGGAACTGAGGAAACGCCTGTTAGGAGAAAACCATGCCGATGTTGCCGCCAGTCTCAACAATTTGGCATTACTATATGATGAAGAAGGACGTTATGAAGAAGCAGAACCTCTGTATCTGCAATCATTAGAACTCGAAAAACGTTTAGTTGGCGAAAATGATCTTTCTTTGGCTCTTATACTGAATAATTTAGCGCTACTTTATTATCATCAAGGACGTTACACTGAAGCTGAACCGTTGTCGCTACAAGCAATAGAACTAGATAAACGATTTTTGGGAGAAGAGAATCCCGATGTTGCAACAGATTTGCACAATTTAGGTTTAATATACCGCGCTCAAGGACGCTACGATCAAGCGGAATCTTTGTTTTTGGAATCGTTGGAACTCAAGGAACGTTTATTGCAAAAAACGCATCCGCTTTTAGCAGATACTATCTATGCTCTTGGTTATATGTACAGAGAACAAGGGCGTTACAATGAAGCGGAACCTTTATGTATCAAAGCCTTAGAACTTGATAAGCACCTATTGGGAGAAAATCATCCCAATGTTGCTGAAAGTCTGAATAATCTGGCAGAAATTTATCGTGAAACTGGACGTTATGCTGAAGCCAAACCGCTTTATTTGCAAGCTTTAGATATTTGTGAGCGAGTCTGGGGTGTTGAGCATATTCGTAGTGTGGCTGTTCGGGAGAATTTAGAAAAACTTGCGGTGGCAATGCGGGAGAATTAA
- a CDS encoding PstS family phosphate ABC transporter substrate-binding protein: MDNTNQRKSLINGEIGLFLRGLIIGKVLTLMVIGGLLWWLLKPNLLSRNSVNSSNQNVNSLSSNASTFQTVADVPNASFNYGGSTAWASIRQLVDSQIQSDRPELQLRYVNPVSGSPGSSSGIRMLLDGKLDFAQSSRPLTDEEQAIAKERGFTLEQRQVGRDGIAVVVNPSLNVPGLTVDQLQQIYLGKITNWNQVGGPNLAITPLSQRPEDADTVIFSSNSNLKGQAFGSNVQYVYSTTEAVRQLSKTPGSVYYASARSVLPQCSVKALPLGSTSGQLIAPYREPLVTPEQCLRQRNQLNTQAIKDGSYPMLANLFVIIKQNKDTEQQIGNAYTNLLLTDEGQRAIEQAGFVAVR; this comes from the coding sequence ATGGACAATACAAATCAAAGAAAATCTTTAATTAACGGTGAAATTGGCCTCTTTCTGAGAGGTTTGATTATTGGGAAAGTGCTGACACTTATGGTTATTGGCGGACTGCTTTGGTGGTTACTGAAGCCGAATTTATTGTCTCGCAACAGCGTTAATTCCTCTAATCAAAATGTAAACAGCCTTTCTAGTAATGCATCAACTTTTCAGACAGTTGCTGATGTCCCCAATGCTTCATTCAACTACGGAGGCAGTACAGCTTGGGCATCTATCCGGCAATTGGTGGATTCTCAGATTCAGAGCGATCGCCCCGAATTACAATTACGCTATGTAAACCCTGTTAGTGGTAGTCCTGGTTCTAGCTCCGGCATTCGGATGTTGCTTGATGGGAAACTCGACTTTGCTCAATCCTCCCGTCCCCTGACAGACGAAGAACAAGCGATCGCAAAAGAGCGAGGCTTTACCCTTGAACAACGTCAGGTGGGTAGGGATGGGATAGCAGTGGTAGTCAACCCATCACTGAATGTGCCTGGTTTAACTGTTGATCAATTACAGCAAATTTATTTAGGGAAAATTACTAACTGGAATCAAGTCGGTGGGCCAAATCTAGCCATTACACCTTTGTCTCAACGACCAGAGGACGCAGATACAGTAATATTCTCTAGTAATAGCAACTTGAAAGGGCAAGCATTTGGCTCTAATGTGCAGTATGTCTACTCTACTACAGAGGCAGTGCGCCAACTCAGTAAAACTCCTGGTAGTGTCTATTACGCTTCTGCCCGTTCAGTATTACCTCAATGTAGTGTGAAAGCTTTGCCATTGGGTAGCACTTCTGGTCAGCTAATTGCCCCCTACCGCGAACCTCTGGTGACACCTGAGCAATGTCTACGTCAGCGCAACCAGCTAAATACTCAGGCTATAAAAGATGGTAGCTATCCCATGCTTGCTAACTTGTTTGTGATTATTAAGCAGAATAAAGATACAGAACAGCAGATTGGAAATGCATACACCAATCTTTTATTAACTGATGAGGGACAAAGGGCAATTGAGCAAGCTGGTTTTGTCGCGGTTCGTTAG
- a CDS encoding serine/threonine-protein kinase — translation MSQNPLVRKKLRSRFETVKLLESGGSGNTYLLSGARRKRHEYSLARKTLRNRFEIVKHLGSGGSGDTYLAIDLDLPGRPNCVVKHFHPKDTNPAVLPIAKSLFDREAEVLYQLGNNHDQIPRLFAHFNEDGDFYLVQEFIDGHALTQEIVPGQPLSENTVLNLLKDILEVLSFVHQNNIIHRDIKPQNLMRRHSDQKIVLIDFGSIKKIGALGAGLTISVGTPGYMPSEQAKGKPKLCSDIYAVGMIGIQALTGLMPEQLQEDPNSGAILWRDKAQVSDALANILDTMVCDRYNQRYQSAAEALQALNSDVALSESLHSTGINQNSDDIYFLSYKNFLLLLGIGLGAITSLIVLVLIYTFINTSTSPPNQPTQLNNFREKLLEPGFTNIKVNRQVAKLVANRGVYKSNSTIAKTTKEEIEP, via the coding sequence ATGAGCCAGAACCCTCTAGTTAGAAAAAAACTCCGAAGTCGCTTTGAAACAGTCAAACTGCTGGAAAGCGGAGGATCTGGTAATACTTACTTGTTATCAGGTGCTAGACGTAAAAGACATGAATACTCTCTGGCTAGAAAAACACTTCGGAATCGCTTTGAGATTGTCAAACACTTAGGAAGCGGGGGTTCTGGTGATACCTACTTAGCCATAGACCTAGATTTACCAGGACGACCCAATTGTGTTGTTAAACATTTCCACCCAAAAGATACCAATCCTGCTGTTCTACCCATCGCTAAAAGCCTATTTGATCGGGAAGCGGAAGTTTTATACCAGCTAGGCAACAACCACGACCAAATTCCTAGACTATTTGCCCATTTTAATGAAGATGGGGATTTCTATTTAGTTCAGGAATTTATTGACGGTCATGCATTGACTCAAGAAATTGTACCAGGTCAGCCTCTTAGCGAAAATACAGTCTTAAATTTATTAAAAGACATCCTGGAAGTTCTGTCCTTCGTCCACCAAAATAACATTATTCATCGGGATATTAAACCCCAAAATTTAATGCGGCGGCACTCCGATCAGAAAATTGTGCTAATTGACTTTGGAAGTATTAAGAAAATTGGTGCTTTAGGAGCAGGCTTAACAATTTCTGTTGGAACTCCTGGCTATATGCCAAGCGAACAGGCTAAAGGAAAGCCAAAACTTTGCAGCGATATCTATGCAGTAGGGATGATTGGCATTCAAGCTTTGACGGGTTTAATGCCTGAACAACTACAAGAAGATCCTAATAGTGGAGCAATTCTCTGGCGCGATAAGGCACAGGTAAGCGATGCTTTGGCAAATATTTTAGATACGATGGTTTGCGATCGCTATAACCAGCGTTATCAATCTGCCGCAGAAGCTTTGCAAGCGCTTAATTCTGATGTGGCGTTGTCAGAGTCCTTACACTCTACTGGCATAAACCAAAACAGTGATGATATCTATTTTCTAAGTTATAAAAATTTTCTTTTGCTTCTAGGAATAGGGCTTGGTGCTATCACTAGTTTAATAGTACTAGTTTTAATCTATACATTTATTAATACAAGTACATCACCTCCAAACCAACCTACTCAATTAAATAATTTTAGAGAAAAATTGCTTGAGCCAGGGTTCACTAATATTAAGGTCAATCGCCAAGTAGCTAAATTAGTAGCTAACAGAGGAGTCTATAAAAGCAATTCCACCATTGCAAAGACTACCAAAGAGGAAATTGAGCCTTAA
- a CDS encoding cytochrome c oxidase subunit 3: MQSQTIDPAKTDLNHHHAAEASVGHHEEHPDHRLFGLVVFLIAEGMIFMGLFGAYLAFRATLPVWPPAGTPELELLLPGVNTINLISSSFVMHNADTAIKKNDARGARIWLAITAVMGAIFLIGQVYEYTHLEFGLTTNLFASSFYVLTGFHGLHVTIGVLAIVAVLWRSRVPGHYSNEKHFGIEAAEIYWHFVDVIWIILFGLLYLL, from the coding sequence ATGCAAAGTCAAACTATTGACCCAGCTAAAACCGACCTGAATCATCACCACGCGGCGGAAGCGTCTGTCGGCCATCACGAAGAACATCCAGACCATCGCCTGTTTGGGCTAGTTGTCTTCCTGATTGCTGAAGGGATGATTTTTATGGGATTGTTCGGAGCCTATTTGGCTTTCCGTGCTACCTTGCCTGTATGGCCGCCAGCAGGTACTCCAGAATTAGAACTATTGTTACCCGGAGTCAACACCATCAATCTAATTTCTAGTAGTTTTGTCATGCACAATGCCGATACTGCTATTAAAAAGAACGATGCACGGGGTGCGCGAATCTGGTTAGCAATTACTGCTGTGATGGGTGCTATTTTCTTGATAGGTCAAGTATATGAATATACCCATTTAGAATTTGGTTTAACTACCAATTTATTTGCCAGTTCATTTTACGTTTTGACTGGTTTCCACGGATTGCACGTTACCATCGGCGTTTTGGCAATTGTTGCCGTGTTGTGGCGATCGCGCGTTCCGGGTCACTACAGTAACGAAAAGCACTTTGGCATTGAAGCAGCCGAAATTTACTGGCACTTCGTTGACGTAATTTGGATTATTTTGTTCGGATTACTGTATTTACTGTGA
- the ctaD gene encoding cytochrome c oxidase subunit I, with the protein MTQAQLQETANIPALSEEPGDRKWQDFFGFQTDHKVIGIQYLVTSFIFYCIGGVMADLVRTELRTPEVDFVTPEVYNSLFTLHATIMIFLWIVPTGAGFANYLIPLMIGAKDMAFPRLNAVAFWMIPPAGILLIASLAVGDAPDAGWTSYPPLSLVTGQVGQGIWIMSVLLLGTSSILGAINFLVTLLKMRIPGMGVHQMPLFCWAMFATSALVLVSTPVLAAGLILLSFDLIAGTTFFNPTGGGDPVVYQHMFWFYSHPAVYIMILPFFGAISEIIPVHSRKPIFGYKAIAYSSLAISFLGLIVWAHHMFTSGIPGWLRMFFMITTMIIAVPTGIKIFSWLATMWGGKIQLNSAMLFAIGFVGTFVIGGISGVMLAAVPFDIHVHDTYFVVAHLHYVLFGGSVLGIFAGIYHWFPKITGRMINEFWGKVHFALTIVGLNMTFLPMHKLGLMGMNRRIAQYDPKFTTLNEICTYGSYILAISTFPFIINAIWSWFYGEKAGNNPWRALTLEWMTTSPPAIENFDQTPVLATGPYDYGLERANEDVPLSDPNPVLSGGPNSVLRAEPDPAVAANPEDRK; encoded by the coding sequence ATGACACAAGCTCAGTTGCAAGAAACTGCCAATATCCCCGCCCTTAGTGAGGAACCAGGGGACAGAAAATGGCAAGACTTCTTTGGCTTTCAAACCGACCATAAGGTGATTGGGATTCAATACCTAGTCACTTCGTTTATTTTCTACTGCATTGGCGGTGTAATGGCTGACTTGGTTCGTACTGAACTGCGAACTCCAGAGGTAGATTTTGTTACCCCCGAAGTCTACAACAGTCTGTTTACACTGCACGCCACGATCATGATTTTCTTGTGGATCGTGCCAACAGGGGCAGGGTTTGCTAACTATCTAATTCCCCTGATGATTGGGGCAAAAGATATGGCATTTCCTCGGCTGAATGCTGTTGCCTTTTGGATGATCCCCCCTGCGGGTATATTGCTGATTGCCAGTTTAGCGGTAGGCGATGCACCGGATGCAGGTTGGACTTCCTACCCTCCCCTGAGTTTGGTAACAGGACAAGTGGGGCAAGGCATTTGGATTATGAGTGTCTTGCTGCTGGGTACATCGTCTATTTTGGGGGCGATAAATTTCTTAGTAACATTGCTGAAGATGCGTATCCCCGGTATGGGCGTTCATCAAATGCCCTTGTTCTGCTGGGCAATGTTTGCTACTTCGGCGCTAGTTTTGGTATCAACCCCAGTCCTGGCAGCCGGTCTGATTTTGCTTTCCTTTGACTTAATTGCCGGGACAACATTTTTTAACCCAACTGGCGGTGGCGACCCAGTAGTATACCAGCACATGTTCTGGTTTTACTCCCACCCGGCGGTTTACATCATGATTTTGCCCTTCTTTGGCGCAATTTCAGAAATTATCCCCGTGCATTCCCGCAAGCCGATTTTTGGCTATAAAGCGATCGCTTATTCGTCTCTTGCAATCAGCTTTTTGGGGCTAATTGTTTGGGCGCACCACATGTTTACCAGTGGTATCCCCGGTTGGTTGCGGATGTTCTTTATGATCACCACCATGATCATTGCCGTACCCACAGGAATTAAAATTTTCAGCTGGTTAGCCACCATGTGGGGTGGAAAAATCCAGCTTAACAGCGCCATGCTGTTCGCCATCGGCTTTGTTGGCACTTTTGTAATCGGCGGGATCAGTGGCGTGATGTTGGCAGCAGTGCCCTTTGATATTCACGTTCACGATACTTATTTTGTGGTAGCTCACTTGCACTACGTCCTATTTGGCGGTAGCGTACTGGGGATTTTTGCAGGCATTTACCATTGGTTCCCGAAAATTACGGGACGGATGATAAACGAATTTTGGGGTAAGGTTCACTTTGCCTTGACCATTGTGGGTTTAAACATGACCTTCTTACCCATGCACAAACTGGGTTTAATGGGCATGAATCGCCGTATTGCCCAATATGACCCCAAATTCACCACGCTGAACGAAATCTGCACGTATGGTTCTTATATACTGGCAATTTCGACATTCCCCTTCATCATCAATGCCATTTGGAGTTGGTTTTACGGCGAGAAAGCTGGTAATAATCCCTGGAGAGCATTGACCTTAGAGTGGATGACGACATCACCACCTGCGATCGAGAATTTTGATCAAACTCCAGTACTGGCTACAGGCCCCTACGACTACGGTTTGGAAAGAGCTAACGAAGATGTACCTTTGTCTGATCCCAATCCAGTCTTATCTGGCGGGCCAAACTCAGTATTAAGAGCAGAACCCGATCCAGCAGTTGCTGCCAATCCCGAAGACCGGAAATAG